One Mycolicibacterium sp. ND9-15 genomic window, GTTACCCGCTGTCGCAGGTGACCGAGGCGCTGTGCACACGGTGGTCACCCGGGGCGAGGTTGCTGCCCGCCAGCGATGACCGCAGCGAAACCCACGTCGTGATCACCGATCCCGGACCCGGCGAGCACGCGGGCGAGAAGCGCGCGATCCACTTTCAGGAGTGGTGGGTGCGGTACCGCGCCAAGGTGCCCACGCACAGCTTCGCGTTCGTGGGTGCCGAGAAAGCCACTGCCGGACCCGATGTCGCCGAGGCCATCGAATCCGCCGATGTCGTCCTGGTGGCGCCCTCGAACCCGGTGGTGAGCGTCGGCGCGATTTTGGCCGTGCCCGGCATCCGCGGTGCGCTGCGGTCGACCCCGGCTCCGGTGATCGGCTACTCCCCGATCGTCGGGGGAAAACCGTTGCGCGGCATGGCCGATGAATGCCTGTCGGTGATCGGCGTGGAGAGTACGTCGGAAGCCGTCGGCCGACACTACGGCGCACGCTCCGGCGTCGGGATCCTCGACGGCTGGCTGGTCCACGAGGACGACCGCGCGGACATCGACGGGGTCGAGGTCCGCTCGATACCCCTGCTGATGAGCGATCCCGCGGCAACCGGTGAAATGGTGCGTGCCGGGCTGGATCTAGCCGGTGTGAAGCCATGACCGACCGCAGCCCCACGACGCCGCCGAGCGGCGACCCCGGCTCAACGGCGCCGCCGAGCGGCGACCATGGAACCGCCGCCGCGGTGGAACTGCTGCCCGTGCCGGGTCTGCCCGAGTTCCGCCCGGGCGACGACCTCGCCGCGGCCATCGCGGCTGGCGCACCATGGTTGCGCGACGACGACATCGTCGTAGTGACCAGCAAGGTGCTGTCGAAGTGCGAGGGGCGCATCGTCGATGCCCCGATCGACCCGGAAGAGCGTGATGTGCTGCGGCGCAAACTCATCGACGCTGAGGCAGTTCGGGTGCTCGCCCGAAAGGGCCGCACCCTGATCACCGAGAACGCGTTCGGTCTGGTGCAGGCCGCAGCGGGTGTCGACGGTTCCAACGTGGACTCCGCT contains:
- the cofD gene encoding 2-phospho-L-lactate transferase, giving the protein MLGVQHLLKLGRFHTAKDAAGTDDTAEHELTAVVNVGDDAWMFGVRICPDLDTCMYTLGGGIDPDRGWGHRDETWHAREELAAYGVQPDWFGLGDRDLATHLVRSQMLRAGYPLSQVTEALCTRWSPGARLLPASDDRSETHVVITDPGPGEHAGEKRAIHFQEWWVRYRAKVPTHSFAFVGAEKATAGPDVAEAIESADVVLVAPSNPVVSVGAILAVPGIRGALRSTPAPVIGYSPIVGGKPLRGMADECLSVIGVESTSEAVGRHYGARSGVGILDGWLVHEDDRADIDGVEVRSIPLLMSDPAATGEMVRAGLDLAGVKP